A window of Mucilaginibacter sp. PAMC 26640 contains these coding sequences:
- a CDS encoding biopolymer transporter ExbD has product MNLRKRKRGASAEVHTSAMNDIMFFLLLFFLIASTVTNPNVIKLMLPKSASGQSVSKKTINVSIDKDLKYTVDKKEVPIADLPAVIGSYKTLASELTIVLYVDRTVAIQDVVQVMDIAQKLNIKLVLATEPKG; this is encoded by the coding sequence ATGAATTTAAGAAAGAGAAAGCGGGGCGCATCGGCAGAGGTACATACCTCCGCCATGAACGACATCATGTTCTTCCTGCTGCTGTTCTTCCTGATCGCATCCACGGTAACCAACCCCAATGTGATCAAGCTTATGCTGCCAAAATCAGCAAGCGGGCAATCGGTATCTAAAAAAACGATAAACGTTTCTATAGACAAAGATCTTAAATACACGGTTGATAAAAAGGAAGTTCCCATTGCAGATTTGCCTGCGGTGATCGGCAGCTATAAAACACTGGCAAGCGAATTAACGATAGTGCTATATGTAGACCGTACCGTTGCCATACAGGATGTGGTACAGGTGATGGATATTGCACAAAAATTAAATATTAAACTGGTATTGGCCACGGAGCCGAAAGGATAA
- a CDS encoding biopolymer transporter ExbB, translated as MTLLFAQVTDTASKLVDTAKQAGQQLAQIPNEELRFGDLLLKGGWVMVPIGILAVLGLVIFFERYFTIRKAAKDESHLMVQVRGSILSGNLESAIAICKNSNSPLGRMLAKGMLRIGRPIKDIEGAIENIGKLEVSKLEKNIGILGIVAGIAPMFGFLGTIAGVIKIFYDISKTDNISMGVISGGLYVKMVTSAAGLFVGIIAYVCYHILNMMVDKVILKLETDAIEFIDLLEEPSK; from the coding sequence ATGACTTTACTATTCGCACAGGTTACAGATACGGCAAGCAAGCTGGTGGATACGGCCAAACAAGCCGGCCAGCAATTGGCACAGATCCCCAATGAGGAATTAAGGTTTGGCGACCTTCTTTTAAAAGGTGGCTGGGTAATGGTCCCTATCGGGATTTTGGCCGTATTGGGCCTGGTTATCTTTTTCGAACGTTATTTCACTATCCGCAAGGCTGCTAAAGACGAGTCGCACCTGATGGTGCAGGTTCGTGGCAGCATCCTTTCCGGTAATCTGGAATCCGCCATCGCTATCTGTAAAAACAGTAACTCACCACTTGGCCGCATGCTGGCTAAAGGCATGCTGAGAATAGGCCGCCCCATTAAGGATATTGAAGGTGCGATAGAAAACATAGGCAAACTGGAAGTATCCAAACTGGAAAAAAACATTGGCATCCTGGGTATTGTAGCAGGTATTGCACCAATGTTCGGCTTCCTGGGTACCATTGCCGGGGTAATCAAGATCTTTTACGATATCTCTAAGACAGACAACATTAGCATGGGCGTAATTTCCGGTGGTTTATACGTAAAAATGGTGACATCTGCCGCAGGTTTGTTTGTAGGGATCATTGCTTATGTGTGTTACCATATTTTAAATATGATGGTTGATAAAGTGATCCTGAAGCTGGAGACCGACGCGATCGAGTTTATTGACCTGTTAGAGGAGCCAAGCAAATGA
- a CDS encoding amidohydrolase — MKVALASPPYPKNIADGLYQIEKLTAEAAAKGAAIICFPETYLPGYPLSGNENEAGTPEKMEEALEKICVIAAANGIAMIIPMDWYEGNLLFNIAYVISAEGEKLGYQTKNQLDPSEDHLWVPGTQRKLFEIEGLKFGITICHEGFRYPESVRWAAMRGAQIVFHPHLTWNEDPDHKVTEWLHPQNPYYEKAMMMRALENTIYFAGVNYTVDNPASATALIGPDGTCVAYQPYGQPGVFVADIDLHSATGNLAKRFKPALVQ, encoded by the coding sequence ATGAAAGTTGCTTTAGCCTCTCCGCCCTATCCCAAAAACATAGCCGATGGGCTGTATCAAATAGAGAAATTAACAGCCGAAGCGGCAGCAAAAGGTGCCGCTATAATTTGTTTTCCGGAAACTTATTTGCCTGGTTACCCCTTATCCGGCAACGAAAACGAAGCCGGCACGCCCGAAAAGATGGAAGAAGCATTGGAAAAAATCTGCGTAATTGCAGCGGCAAATGGTATCGCCATGATTATACCGATGGATTGGTACGAAGGCAATTTACTTTTTAATATCGCCTATGTGATATCCGCCGAAGGGGAGAAACTGGGGTATCAAACCAAAAACCAATTAGACCCCAGCGAAGATCACCTATGGGTGCCGGGAACGCAGCGCAAGTTGTTCGAAATTGAAGGATTAAAATTCGGGATCACGATTTGCCACGAAGGTTTCCGTTACCCGGAATCGGTACGATGGGCGGCAATGCGGGGCGCACAAATTGTTTTTCACCCGCACTTAACCTGGAACGAGGATCCAGATCATAAAGTTACCGAGTGGCTGCATCCGCAAAACCCGTATTACGAAAAAGCAATGATGATGCGGGCACTGGAGAACACCATTTATTTTGCCGGCGTTAATTATACAGTTGATAACCCGGCATCTGCTACGGCACTGATTGGGCCAGATGGCACCTGCGTAGCCTACCAGCCATATGGCCAGCCGGGTGTTTTTGTAGCCGATATTGATTTGCATAGCGCGACAGGTAATTTGGCTAAAAGATTTAAACCGGCTTTGGTGCAATAG
- a CDS encoding histidine kinase yields MRRILAVDDDKDILEVLQFILEDSGYEVDTLSDGHNLMDIVRNKMPDLILLDIMLGNMDGRELCKAVKKESSTHNIPVILISASHNISSSMNNEGAPNDFIAKPFDINNLLGKIKSHLSSAA; encoded by the coding sequence ATGCGCCGGATATTAGCTGTAGACGATGATAAAGATATACTAGAAGTACTTCAATTTATTTTAGAAGATTCTGGTTATGAGGTTGATACACTTTCAGACGGCCATAATTTGATGGACATTGTACGAAATAAAATGCCTGATCTGATTTTGCTGGACATTATGTTGGGTAATATGGACGGACGTGAGTTGTGTAAAGCGGTCAAAAAAGAGTCAAGTACCCATAACATTCCTGTTATATTAATCTCTGCGAGCCATAATATTTCTAGTTCCATGAACAATGAAGGCGCTCCAAATGACTTCATTGCCAAACCATTTGACATCAACAATTTACTCGGTAAAATTAAAAGTCATTTGAGCTCAGCAGCCTGA
- a CDS encoding nucleotidyltransferase: MKPTLLILAAGMASRYGSMKQVDGFGPNGETIIDYSIYDAIQAGFGKITFIIREEFLDSFKAIFEPKLAGKIETDYVFQNYDLTQFGITEEVERAKPWGTAHAVLAARNQVNEPFCVINADDFYGYDAFKKMADFLSNEVADDKYAIIGYQVDRTLSDHGSVSRGVCQVEDGKMVAINERLKVYFKEDGTVAYEEDDKEFPLDPLTRVSMNFWGFTPAVFEQSLPMFKAFVEKNKSNPKAEFFIPLVADGLITTGEASFEVIPTDAKWFGVTYKEDKPIVQKSISALVENGTYPTNLWS; encoded by the coding sequence ATGAAACCCACCCTACTGATCTTGGCTGCAGGAATGGCCAGCCGTTACGGAAGCATGAAACAGGTTGATGGATTTGGACCAAATGGCGAAACCATTATCGATTACTCCATATACGACGCTATCCAGGCTGGATTTGGAAAGATCACGTTTATTATCCGCGAGGAATTTTTGGATAGCTTCAAAGCCATATTTGAACCGAAGCTGGCCGGAAAAATTGAAACTGATTACGTTTTTCAAAACTACGATCTTACCCAGTTTGGAATAACCGAAGAGGTAGAACGCGCTAAACCATGGGGAACCGCCCATGCAGTTTTAGCTGCCCGTAACCAGGTGAACGAACCATTTTGCGTAATCAATGCAGATGACTTTTATGGTTACGATGCATTTAAAAAAATGGCTGATTTTTTATCTAACGAAGTTGCCGATGATAAATATGCCATTATTGGCTACCAGGTAGACCGCACGCTGAGCGACCACGGGTCAGTATCGCGCGGCGTATGCCAGGTAGAAGATGGTAAAATGGTAGCGATAAATGAGCGCCTCAAAGTTTATTTTAAAGAAGATGGAACTGTAGCGTATGAAGAAGACGATAAAGAATTCCCGTTAGACCCGCTAACCCGCGTATCTATGAACTTTTGGGGTTTTACGCCTGCAGTTTTTGAACAGAGCCTGCCGATGTTTAAAGCCTTTGTTGAGAAAAACAAATCTAATCCGAAAGCTGAATTCTTTATACCGCTGGTGGCCGACGGTTTAATAACAACAGGTGAAGCTTCTTTTGAAGTGATCCCTACAGATGCTAAATGGTTTGGCGTAACGTACAAAGAAGATAAACCCATTGTACAAAAAAGCATTTCTGCTTTGGTAGAAAACGGCACTTACCCTACTAATCTTTGGTCGTAG
- a CDS encoding peptidase M42: protein MAKKKTDAEQKPAIVTNKSLEFFEKYINNASPTGFEWKGQQLWLDYLKPYIDDYYVDNYGTAVGVINPTAAYKVVIEAHADEISWFVNYITNDGLIYVIRNGGSDHQIAPSKRVDIHTDNGIVKAVFGWPAIHTRLGGEKEEAPTLKNIFLDCGCTSKDEVEKMGIHVGCVITYEDEFMILNNRYYVGRALDNRAGGFMIAEVARLLKENNVTLPFGLYIVNAVQEEIGLRGAEMIAHRIKPNVAIVTDVTHDTNTPMINKITQGDLSCGKGPVISYAPAVQNNLNKLLIESAQKANIPFQRQASSRSTGTDTDAFAYSNDGVPSALISLPLRYMHTTVEMIHKDDVDNVIRLIYECLLNIKAGQDFRYIK from the coding sequence ATGGCTAAAAAGAAAACCGACGCAGAACAGAAACCTGCTATAGTTACGAACAAATCACTCGAATTCTTCGAAAAATATATCAATAACGCATCTCCTACCGGTTTTGAATGGAAAGGACAGCAGCTTTGGCTGGATTATCTAAAACCTTATATCGATGATTATTATGTAGATAATTACGGCACCGCGGTAGGCGTTATTAACCCAACTGCAGCATACAAGGTAGTTATAGAGGCACATGCCGATGAAATTTCCTGGTTTGTAAATTACATCACAAATGATGGTTTAATTTACGTGATCCGCAACGGCGGCTCAGATCACCAGATAGCACCCTCAAAGCGTGTAGATATCCATACCGACAACGGCATTGTTAAAGCCGTATTTGGATGGCCGGCCATCCACACCCGCCTGGGTGGTGAAAAGGAGGAAGCCCCTACTTTAAAGAATATATTTTTAGATTGTGGCTGCACCAGCAAAGATGAGGTTGAAAAAATGGGGATCCATGTAGGTTGTGTTATTACCTATGAGGATGAGTTTATGATACTCAATAACCGCTATTATGTTGGCCGCGCATTGGATAACCGTGCAGGTGGCTTCATGATAGCCGAAGTTGCCCGTTTATTAAAAGAAAATAACGTAACCCTGCCTTTCGGCCTGTATATTGTTAACGCGGTTCAGGAAGAAATTGGCCTGCGTGGTGCCGAAATGATTGCGCATCGGATAAAACCTAACGTTGCTATTGTAACTGATGTTACGCACGATACCAACACACCAATGATCAATAAAATTACCCAGGGCGATTTAAGCTGCGGTAAAGGTCCGGTAATTTCTTACGCTCCTGCCGTACAAAACAATCTGAATAAATTATTGATAGAGTCGGCTCAAAAAGCCAATATTCCTTTTCAGCGCCAGGCTTCATCGCGCAGCACCGGAACCGATACGGATGCTTTCGCTTATAGCAACGATGGTGTGCCGTCGGCATTGATCTCACTACCGTTACGTTATATGCATACCACAGTAGAAATGATCCACAAAGATGATGTTGATAATGTTATCCGACTGATTTATGAGTGCCTATTAAATATTAAAGCCGGGCAAGACTTCAGATATATTAAATAA
- a CDS encoding GCN5 family acetyltransferase, with translation MLSIEQITPYLTWRVRRDVLYPGKYIHDMEMDEDNDGYHFGAFKDNELVAVVSLFAKEHNWQFRKLAVIDKVQNQGVGTELLKYITGFVEQENGKRLWCNARLSAVGFYNKLDFSTAGEVFHKNDIDFIVMQKELISK, from the coding sequence ATGCTCTCCATCGAACAAATAACCCCTTACCTTACCTGGCGCGTTCGCCGGGATGTACTTTATCCGGGCAAATATATCCATGATATGGAAATGGATGAGGATAACGACGGTTATCACTTTGGGGCATTTAAAGATAATGAGCTGGTGGCGGTGGTTTCATTATTCGCTAAGGAGCATAACTGGCAGTTTCGCAAACTGGCAGTTATTGATAAAGTACAAAATCAAGGTGTCGGCACCGAACTGCTAAAGTATATAACGGGTTTCGTGGAGCAGGAAAACGGAAAAAGGCTTTGGTGCAATGCGCGTCTGTCCGCTGTCGGCTTTTACAACAAACTGGATTTTAGCACTGCGGGTGAGGTTTTTCACAAAAACGATATCGATTTCATTGTGATGCAAAAGGAACTGATATCAAAGTAA
- a CDS encoding methylmalonyl-CoA carboxyltransferase has translation MEPIVDKKLEILEQKRQIALEGGGSARIESQHKKGKLTARERLHFLLDEGSFQEIGMLVSHRSTDFGMEKEKYPGDGVVTGYGTVNGRLIYVFSQDFTVFGGSLSETHAEKICKIMDLAMKNGAPIVGLNDSGGARIQEGVVSLGGYADIFYRNTMASGVVPQISAIMGPCAGGAVYSPAITDFTLMVEHTSYMFVTGPNVVKTVTHENVTSEELGGANTHATKSGVTHFACTNEIDAIQHVKKLLSYMPQNCEDHAPALPYEPGNETRDALTTLLPENNSQPYDIREVIDQVLDNDTFLEVHKDFAENIVVGFARLAGRSIGIVANQPAFLAGVLDINSSTKAARFVRFCDSFNIPLLVFEDVPGFLPGTDQEWNAIITNGAKLLYAFCEATVPRITVITRKAYGGAYDVMNSKHIGADMNYAWPTAEIAVMGARGAAEIIFKREITAAEDPEAKWREKEQQYAEIFANPYRAAERGFIDEVIAPAETRIKLIQAFKMLENKVVNNPRKKHGNIPL, from the coding sequence ATTGAGCCGATAGTGGATAAAAAGTTAGAAATACTAGAGCAAAAGCGCCAAATCGCGCTTGAAGGGGGCGGATCTGCCCGTATAGAAAGTCAGCATAAAAAAGGCAAATTAACCGCTCGCGAGCGCCTCCACTTCCTATTGGATGAAGGTTCCTTCCAAGAAATTGGGATGCTGGTTTCACACCGGTCTACAGATTTCGGGATGGAAAAAGAAAAATACCCCGGCGATGGTGTGGTAACCGGTTATGGCACCGTTAACGGCCGGTTGATCTACGTTTTCTCACAGGATTTTACCGTTTTTGGTGGTTCGCTGTCAGAAACGCATGCCGAAAAGATCTGTAAAATAATGGATCTGGCCATGAAGAACGGGGCACCTATAGTCGGCCTGAATGATTCCGGCGGCGCGCGTATTCAGGAGGGTGTAGTGTCCCTTGGCGGCTATGCCGATATATTTTACCGCAATACCATGGCCAGCGGTGTAGTGCCACAAATATCGGCCATTATGGGACCCTGCGCGGGCGGAGCGGTATACTCCCCCGCAATTACCGACTTTACTTTGATGGTTGAGCACACCAGCTATATGTTTGTAACGGGCCCCAATGTGGTAAAAACCGTGACCCATGAAAACGTAACATCCGAGGAACTGGGCGGCGCCAATACGCACGCTACGAAGAGCGGTGTTACACATTTTGCCTGCACTAACGAGATAGATGCGATACAGCACGTTAAAAAACTGCTGAGTTACATGCCGCAGAACTGCGAGGACCACGCCCCTGCCCTGCCCTATGAACCGGGTAATGAAACCCGCGATGCGCTGACCACTTTATTACCTGAAAACAACTCGCAGCCATATGATATACGCGAGGTAATTGACCAGGTATTGGATAACGATACTTTTTTAGAAGTGCATAAGGATTTTGCTGAGAATATCGTAGTAGGCTTTGCCCGCCTGGCAGGCAGGAGTATTGGTATAGTGGCCAACCAGCCTGCATTTCTGGCCGGCGTACTGGATATCAACTCATCTACCAAAGCTGCTCGCTTTGTACGCTTTTGCGATAGTTTTAACATCCCCTTACTGGTGTTTGAAGATGTTCCCGGTTTTTTACCTGGGACCGACCAGGAGTGGAACGCCATCATCACAAACGGGGCTAAACTACTTTACGCTTTTTGCGAAGCTACCGTACCGCGGATCACCGTTATCACCCGCAAGGCTTACGGCGGTGCATATGATGTAATGAACTCCAAACACATCGGCGCCGATATGAACTACGCCTGGCCAACGGCAGAAATTGCCGTAATGGGCGCCAGGGGTGCAGCCGAGATCATCTTTAAAAGAGAGATCACCGCCGCCGAAGACCCCGAAGCCAAATGGCGCGAAAAAGAACAGCAATACGCCGAGATCTTCGCAAATCCCTATCGCGCCGCCGAACGGGGTTTTATAGATGAGGTGATAGCGCCAGCAGAAACGCGGATAAAACTCATCCAAGCCTTTAAAATGCTGGAGAATAAAGTAGTGAATAACCCAAGGAAAAAGCATGGAAATATCCCGTTGTAA
- a CDS encoding carbonic anhydrase, translating into MLKGNAEWVERHLSEDPQFFTNLAKGQQPEILWIGCSDSRVPANDVTGTKPGEIFVHRNIANVCNHSDMNMLSVLDYAVNVLKVKHIIVAGHYGCGGVAAALSNKQFGLIDNWLRHIKDVYRLHSHELDRIADKAEKINRLVELNVSEQVYNLCKTSIVQNAWMERTDLQVHGWVIDLGSGLVKDLKVTSSSPNNLGYVYELHGVEAIVAH; encoded by the coding sequence TTGCTGAAAGGCAATGCAGAATGGGTTGAGCGACATTTATCGGAAGACCCACAATTTTTTACTAACCTGGCAAAAGGCCAGCAGCCTGAAATATTGTGGATAGGCTGCTCAGACAGCCGCGTACCTGCTAACGATGTGACCGGCACCAAGCCCGGCGAAATATTTGTACATCGCAATATTGCCAATGTATGCAATCACTCGGATATGAATATGCTGAGTGTGCTGGATTATGCGGTAAACGTACTTAAAGTAAAGCATATAATTGTTGCTGGCCACTACGGTTGCGGGGGCGTAGCTGCTGCACTAAGCAACAAGCAATTTGGATTGATTGACAATTGGTTGCGCCACATTAAAGACGTTTACCGCCTGCATAGCCATGAACTGGACCGCATTGCAGATAAAGCCGAGAAAATTAACCGCCTGGTTGAGCTAAATGTGAGCGAGCAGGTTTATAATCTTTGTAAAACCTCCATTGTACAAAATGCCTGGATGGAACGCACCGACCTGCAGGTACATGGTTGGGTAATTGACCTTGGCAGTGGCCTCGTGAAAGATTTAAAAGTGACCAGTAGTAGCCCCAATAATTTGGGCTATGTGTATGAGCTGCATGGCGTAGAAGCTATTGTTGCGCATTAA